In Cicer arietinum cultivar CDC Frontier isolate Library 1 chromosome 7, Cicar.CDCFrontier_v2.0, whole genome shotgun sequence, a single window of DNA contains:
- the LOC101488373 gene encoding peroxisome biogenesis protein 16 — MEAYKRWVRENKDYVHSLESLANGLTWLLPERFSESEIGPEAVTTILGIITAINEHIIDTTPNQNITGSVEPHSFPYPLCLSALKDLETLVEVVAQHYYGDDKKWNFLAITEATKVLVRLSLFRKSGYKMLLHGGETSNDVMDSDGSTSQHQMAVNPKGLHPWNLEGRALSALSQFGEKARTLSDPMWLRRVQHQQAIMEPAASRVVKPTLSTIVEKKGLRGALFLIGEVLFITRPLVYVLFIRKYGVRSWTPWFLSLAFDCVSNSVLSLVTTTVAGKNEKMIHLSAPENDEVKRRKLLFVLYLMRDPFFSKYTRRKLESTEKVLEPIPVIGFLTAKIVELTIGAQTRYTYMSGS, encoded by the exons ATGGAAGCTTATAAGAGATGGGTTAGAGAGAACAAAGACTATGTGCACTCCTTGGAGTCTTTGGCCAAT GGATTGACATGGCTTCTTCCGGAACGGTTCTCTGAATCAGAAATTGGACCAGAAGCAG TGACAACCATTCTCGGAATCATCACAGCTATCAATGAACATATAATTGATACTACTCCTAACCAAAATATTACAGGCTCTGTGGAGCCTCATTCATTTCCTTATCCATTATGCTTATCCGCATTAAAGGATCTGGAAACGTTAGTTGAAGTTGTCGCACAACACTACTATGGCGACGATAAGAAATGGAATTTCCTTGCCATTACCGAAGCAACCAA GGTACTGGTTCGGTTATCTTTGTTTCGAAAGAGTGGATATAAAATGCTGTTACATGGAGGGGAGACATCTAACGATGTAATGGATTCAGATGGTTCTACTTCACAACATCAAATGGCTGTAAACCCCAAAGGGCTTCACCCGTGGAATCTTGAAGGAAGAGCGCTGTCTGCTTTAAGTCAATTTGGAGAAAAAGCCAGGACACTGTCAGATCCAATGTGGTTACGTCGGGTTCAACACCAACAAGCAATCATGGAGCCCGCTG CTTCAAGGGTAGTCAAACCTACACTTTCCACCATTGTGGAGAAAAAGGGTCTTCGTGGAGCTTTGTTTTTGATTGGAGAAGTTCTATTTATTACTAGACCACttgtttatgttttatttatccGAAAATACGGTGTTCGATCATGGACCCCTTGGTTCCTTTCACTGGCTTTTGATTGCGTATCAAACAGTGTTCTCTCACTTGTTACAACAACAGTGGCcggtaaaaatgaaaaaatgattcATCTTTCTGCCCCCGAAAATGATGAG GTTAAACGGCGGAAGCTGTTATTTGTTCTTTACCTAATGAGAGATCCATTTTTCAGCAAATATACTAG GCGAAAACTCGAAAGCACCGAGAAAGTCTTGGAACCTATACCTGTCATAGGATTTCTTACAG CCAAAATTGTCGAGCTTACTATCGGAGCTCAAACGCGGTACACTTACATGTCAGGTTCATGA
- the UGT88E10 gene encoding UDP-glycosyltransferase 1: MKDTIVLYPAVGSGHLMSMVELGKLILTHHPSFSIQILILNPPNQNITTNNNNDSTTQYTTSISSKFPSINFQFIPSISLTLTLPLHLHTLELSPHCNHHVHHILQSISKTTNLKGVILDFFNYSASQVINTLQIPIYFYFTSSASMLSFFLHFPTFHKNATKPIKDFDIHTPIELPGLPRLFVDDWPEEAVDPTSPSYQMLLECAKSMRESDGIFVNSFDAIERKVIKAMRDGLCVPDGTTPLIFCIGPVISALYEKDENRCMRWLDSQPSQSVVLLSFGSMGRFSKAQLNEIAIGLEKSKQRFLWIVRTKLDLEELSLDELLPKGFLERTKENGMVVRNWAPQRAILSHDSVGGFVTHCGWNSILEAICEGVPMITWPLYAEQKLNRLILVQEGKIALKLNQSTNRFVSGTELGERVMELMESNKGKEIRDNILKMKISAKKARMEGGSSVVDLKRFGDSKGEYDSWNNYHQIPLPF, translated from the coding sequence ATGAAGGACACAATAGTTCTTTACCCTGCTGTTGGGAGTGGACATTTAATGTCCATGGTTGAACTTGGAAAACTCATATTAACCCACCACCCTTCATTTTCCATCCAAATTCTCATTCTCAATCCACCTAACCAAAACATTACCACCAACAATAACAATGATTCCACCACTCAATACACAACTTCTATCTCTTCCAAATTTCCCTCCATAAACTTCCAATTCATTCCTTCCATTTCACTCACTTTAACACTTCCACTTCACTTACACACCCTTGAACTCTCCCCTCATTGCAACCACCATGTTCACCATATTCTTCAATCCATCTCAAAAACTACAAACCTCAAAGGAGTTATTTTGGATTTCTTCAACTATAGTGCTTCACAAGTTATCAACACTCTACAAATCCCTATTTACTTTTACTTCACCTCATCAGCTTCCATGCTATCATTTTTTCTTCACTTTCCAACTTTTCATAAAAATGCCACAAAACCCATAAAGGACTTTGACATTCATACACCTATTGAACTCCCCGGGTTACCGAGGTTATTTGTCGATGACTGGCCCGAAGAAGCGGTCGATCCAACGAGTCCAAGTTACCAAATGTTGCTTGAATGTGCTAAATCAATGAGAGAAAGTGATGGAATTTTTGTAAACAGTTTTGATGCTATTGAAAGAAAAGTTATTAAAGCTATGAGAGATGGGTTGTGTGTTCCTGACGGAACAACTCCATTGATTTTTTGCATCGGACCTGTGATTTCAGCCTTGtatgaaaaagatgaaaatcGATGTATGAGGTGGCTCGACTCACAACCGAGTCAAAGCGTTGTGTTGTTGAGCTTCGGAAGCATGGGAAGATTTTCTAAGGCTCAGTTAAATGAGATAGCAATTGGATTGGAGAAAAGTAAGCAAAGATTCTTGTGgattgttagaaccaagttggaTTTAGAGGAGCTGAGTTTGGATGAATTGTTGCCGAAAGGATTTTTGGAAAGAACAAAGGAGAATGGAATGGTAGTGAGGAACTGGGCCCCACAAAGAGCGATATTAAGTCATGACTCGGTGGGAGGGTTCGTTACTCATTGTGGGTGGAATTCAATTTTAGAAGCTATTTGTGAAGGAGTTCCAATGATTACGTGGCCACTTTATGCAGagcaaaaattaaatagattgaTTTTGGTACAGGAAGGGAAAATTGCATTGAAACTGAATCAGTCAACAAACAGATTTGTAAGTGGGACCGAATTGGGAGAGAGAGTTATGGAGTTGATGGAATCAAATAAAGGAAAAGAAATTAGAGACAATATTTTAAAGATGAAAATAAGTGCTAAGAAGGCAAGGATGGAAGGTGGATCTTCGGTTGTTGATTTGAAAAGGTTTGGAGATTCAAAGGGAGAGTATGATTCTTGGAATAATTATCATCAAATTCCCCTTCCTTTTTAG